A genome region from Tenebrio molitor chromosome 4, icTenMoli1.1, whole genome shotgun sequence includes the following:
- the LOC138129333 gene encoding fatty acyl-CoA reductase wat-like — protein MSPSKILDFYENQTVFITGGTGFVGKVLIEKLLRSTKVATIYVLIRAKKGKKPSARLDEIFNCTLFNKLRDEHPDYRNRLTAMDGDCTQENLGLTLEDRQELISKTNIVFHVATTVDFNKNIKSAYDVNVKGTKTLLELRKNFENLKSVVHTSTAYVYCHLDALDEVIYDHPLHYEQAELMLERLSLEEAFRRTPCILKKWINTYTFTKAMAESVIKEISDGLPIGIFRPAIVTSSYKEPVENWVDSFAAFGFTAFFSLGLLRVILYKEDCNIELVPVDLVTSAMIACAWDIPQKNPISVYNYVSSIDNPTRFIDFLKIMKAQMYRYPLSKAIWMPTLILTTSSFWYSLFKILCNRTVAILCDMYYILRFKKPKAFVKVRYLEKLFDLFGIFTNTSWKFTNGNVKDLWHRITDEDRIMFPFDIRSVKWDTYYNNFSKGIRIYLLKDPLCTLPEARIKMKRFEVAHNILLFIFYFILAILVGIIMAKMWSLIV, from the exons ATGTCTCCATCAAAAATTCTTGATTTCTACGAAAACCAAACAGTTTTTATTACTGGAGGTACCGGTTTTGTAGGAAAAGTCCTCATCGAGAAACTTTTGCGAAGCACTAAAGTTGCCACTATTTACGTTTTGATAAGGGCGAAAAAAGGCAAAAAGCCATCAGCGAGATTAGACGAGATCTTTAATTGCACG CTCTTTAACAAACTACGAGACGAACATCCAGATTACAGGAACCGTCTAACCGCGATGGACGGAGACTGTACCCAAGAAAACCTAGGTTTGACACTTGAAGATCGACAAGAGTTGATTTCAAAAACCAACATTGTGTTTCATGTTGCTACGACGGtagattttaacaaaaacatcAAATCAGCTTATGATGTGAATGTTAAAGGAACCAAGACTTTACTGGAATTGCGtaaaaactttgaaaatttgaag tcGGTGGTGCACACTTCTACGGCGTATGTCTACTGTCATCTCGACGCTCTCGATGAAGTTATTTACGATCATCCCTTGCATTATGAACAAGCAGAGTTAATGTTGGAGAGACTTTCACTAGAAGAGGCTTTCCGACGGACACCGTG TATTCTAAAGAAATGGATAAACACTTATACTTTCACCAAAGCAATGGCGGAATCTGTGATTAAAGAAATATCAGATGGATTACCAATCGGAATTTTTCGACCGGCAATAG TGACTTCTTCGTACAAGGAACCTGTCGAAAATTGGGTCGATTCTTTTGCAGCTTTTGGTTTCAcggcatttttttctttaggaTTACTTAGAGTTATTCTATATAAAGAAGATTGCAACATAGAGTTGGTTCCTGTCGATTTGGTAACTTCAGCAATGATAGCATGCGCTTGGGATATACCCCAGAAGAACCCCATTTCTGTATACAACTACGTGTCCTCCATCGATAATCCAACTAGATTCATAGATTTTCTCAAAATAATGAAAGCTCAAATGTATCGTTATCCGTTGAGTAAGGCGATATGGATGCCTACATTAATATTGACTACCAGTTCTTTTTGGTACTCTTTGTTCAAGATACTCTGTAATCGCACGGTAGCAATCCTGTGTGATATGTATTACATTTTAAGGTTCAAAAAACCGAAAGCGTTTGTCAAAGTAAGATATCTAGAAAAACTGTTCGACTTGTTTGGTATCTTCACGAATACAAGCTGGAAATTTACCAATGGAAACGTAAAGGATTTATGGCATCGAATTACTGACGAAGATAGAATAATGTTCCCTTTCGACATCAGATCGGTCAAATGGGATACATattataacaatttttcaaaaggaATAAGAATCTACTTGCTCAAGGATCCGTTGTGCACTTTACCAGAAGcaagaattaaaatgaagaG atTTGAGGTTGCCCATAATATTTTACTCTTCATATTCTATTTTATTCTGGCTATTTTAGTAGGGATTATCATGGCAAAAATGTGGTCTCTAATcgtttaa